A stretch of Hydractinia symbiolongicarpus strain clone_291-10 chromosome 9, HSymV2.1, whole genome shotgun sequence DNA encodes these proteins:
- the LOC130656700 gene encoding uncharacterized protein LOC130656700, with translation MFLNEIYLQLLGTAMGTKVAPPYASLFLGLFEQVFIFDKFPNLITIFLRFLDDIFFIWEHSEEELHKFFIYLNSIHPTIKFTYEYSTEEISFLDTTIYLDKRSRKLKTKLFIKPTDSRALLHFTSYHPHHTKRGIIYSQALRYRMITSQDSILKCELDELKSILLTRGYKDRLVDEIFGKIAKLKQSDVLSNSTHKFNKKRIHFRTADNSGDADRDQNKDKHILPFILPYHEKFTTLKRILHKYWFIIESDPALRLVFPTKPFLTFTKHKNIQEYLIRAKMRSADHCLSI, from the coding sequence ATGTTCCTAAATGAAATATATCTGCAGTTACTTGGCACAGCCATGGGTACGAAGGTGGCACCACCATACGCATCATTATTCCTGGGTCTTTTTGAGCAGGTGTTTATTTTCGATAAGTTTCCAAATTTAATCACTATATTTCTTCGTTTCCTAGACGACATATTCTTCATATGGGAACACAGTGAAGAAGAACTACACAAATTTTTCATATATCTAAATTCAATACACCCTACAATAAAATTCACCTATGAATATTCAACAGAGGAAATTAGTTTTTTGGATACGACTATCTATTTAGATAAACGCTCGAGAAAACTCAAAaccaaattatttataaaaccaACTGACAGCAGAGCACTATTACATTTTACGTCGTATCACCCTCACCATACCAAAAGGGGTATAATTTATTCGCAAGCACTCCGCTATCGCATGATAACAAGTCAAGATagcattttaaaatgtgagctCGATGAacttaaaagtattttgctgacCAGAGGATACAAAGATCGGCTTGTTGATGAAATATTCGGGAAAATCGCCAAATTAAAGCAATCCGACGTACTTTCTAACTCTACGCACAAGTTTAATAAAAAACGAATACATTTCAGAACCGCTGACAATAGTGGTGATGCTGACAGAGACCAAAACAAAGACAAACACATTCTACCTTTTATTTTACCTTACCACGAAAAATTTACAACGCTTAAACGAATACTACACAAGTATTGGTTTATAATTGAGAGCGACCCTGCTCTGCGACTCGTTTTTCCAACCAAACCATTCTTGACTTTCACCAAGCATAAAAATATACAGGAATATTTAATCAGAGCAAAGATGAGATCTGCTGACCACTGCCtttcaatataa